One window of the Stegostoma tigrinum isolate sSteTig4 chromosome 16, sSteTig4.hap1, whole genome shotgun sequence genome contains the following:
- the LOC132210664 gene encoding probable G-protein coupled receptor 139, with amino-acid sequence MAAADFLVVLSDVMLRWLIMYFPVSFLDITYVCSLVTVLIPATTMNSVWLTVAFTFDRFVAICCQQLKTNYCTEKTAIMIIVTVSMLSYIESIPWYFKFQSRYIFNNLPWFCVIKPDYYTSIFWVSYGIFHRVLSPLLPFVIILVLNTLTVRHVFIASKARRRLQKDSDSEKPSDPEMDKRRKSIILLFTISGSFIILWSPYNTCFLYQRIALMFEYPPLSPAAGTIGYLLQLLSTCTNTCIYTVTQTQFREQLKVVVKIPFTLIFKSKQLM; translated from the coding sequence ATGGCAGCAGCTGATTTCCTCGTTGTTTTATCTGATGTGATGCTGAGGTGGCTTATAATGTATTTCCCTGTGTCTTTCCTCGATATTACTTATGTCTGCAGTTTGGTTACGGTGCTCATTCCTGCGACCACAATGAATTCTGTCTGGTTGACTgttgctttcacctttgatcgatttgtggctatTTGCTGCCAGCAGCTTAAAACCAATTATTGTACTGAGAAAACTGCCATCATGATTATTGTAACAGTGAGTATGCTGAGCTATATTGAAAGCATTCCCTGGTATTTCAAGTTCCAATCCAGGTATATCTTCAATAACCTGCCATGGTTTTGTGTCATAAAACCAGACTATTACACTTCAATCTTCTGGGTATCTTATGGTATATTCCATCGTGTTCTATCCCCTTTACTGCCATTCGTTATTATTCTTGTTTTGAACACTCTGACTGTCAGACACGTTTTCATAGCAAGCaaagcccgcaggagactccagaAGGACAGTGACAGCGAGAAGCCCAGTGATCCAGAGATGGACAAACGCAGAAAATCCATCATCTTACTCTTTACAATCTCAGGCAGCTTCATTATTTTATGGTCCCCTTACAATACCTGTTTCCTTTATCAACGAATTGCATTAATGTTTGAATATCCTCCACTTTCTCCAGCTGCAGGTACCATTGGATAtctgctgcagctcctcagtacTTGCACAAACACTTGCATATACACAGTGACCCAGACACAATTCCGAGAGCAGCTAAAAGTGGTTGTGAAGATCCCTTTCACTCTGATTTTCAAGTCCAAACAGTTAATGTAA
- the LOC132210666 gene encoding probable G-protein coupled receptor 139: protein MSDLELGLVRSAGQSLLDLSFIRTLKQALDRDIYQGKAANTIDNPQTQKMKYTSNALPTLADVEFIYCPVLVVIGVSVNLLAIVILSRRNCGLSRCMTCYLVAMAVADFLVVISDVLLRWLMMYFPVSFLDITYVCCLIMVLIPATTMNSIWLTVAFTFDRFVAICCQKLKIKYCTEKTAVLIITTVSVLSYLESIPWYFKFQSKYIFNNLPWVCDIKSEYYTSIFWTLYGIFHRTLSPTLPFVIILVLNTLTVRYVLLASKSRRRLQKEGEGEKNSDPEMVKRRKSIILLFAISGSFIILWFPYCMCFLYERIALLHDYSPLSPIAGTIGYLLQLLSTCTNTCLYTVTQTQFREQLKAVVKFPFTLVLSSIKQ from the exons GGAAAGGCTGCCAACACTATCGACAACCctcagacccag AAAATGAAGTACACTTCCAATGCATTGCCAACACTCGCTGATGTTGAGTTCATTTACTGTCCTGTGCTTGTGGTTATTGGAGTGTCTG TTAACTTGCTGGCGATTGTGATTCTGTCGAGGAGGAACTGTGGTCTCTCAAGATGTATGACGTGCTACCTGGTAGCAATGGCAGTGGCTGATTTCCTCGTTGTCATATCTGATGTGCTGTTAAGATGGCTTATGATGTATTTCCCAGTGTCGTTCCTGGATATTACTTATGTCTGTTGTTTGATTATGGTTCTTATTCCTGCAACCACAATGAATTCTATCTGGTTGACTGTAGCTTTCACATTTGATAGATTTGTGGCTATTTGCTGCCAGAAGCTTAAAATCAAATACTGCACTGAGAAAACTGCAGTCCTGATTATCACAACAGTGAGTGTGCTGAGTTATTTGGAAAGCATTCCTTGGTATTTCAAGTTCCAATCCAAGTATATCTTCAATAATCTGCCATGGGTTTGCGACATAAAATCAGAGTATTACACTTCAATCTTCTGGACATTATACGGTATATTCCATCGTACTTTATCCCCGACACTGCCATTCGTTATTATTCTTGTTTTGAATACGCTGACTGTCAGATATGTGCTCCTAGCAAGCAaatcccgcaggagactccagaaggagggtgagggggagaagaACAGTGACCCAGAGATGGTCAAACGcagaaaatccatcattttactctttGCGATCTCAGGCAGCTTCATTATTTTATGGTTCCCTTATTGTATGTGTTTCCTTTATGAACGAATTGCATTACTGCATGACTATTCTCCACTTTCCCCAATTGCAGGTACCATCGGATActtgctgcagctcctcagtacTTGCACAAACACGTGCTTGTACACAGTGACCCAGACACAATTCCGAGAGCAGCTAAAAGCGGTTGTGAAGTTCCCTTTCACTCTGGTTCTCAGTTCCATCAAACAGTAA